A section of the Paralichthys olivaceus isolate ysfri-2021 chromosome 16, ASM2471397v2, whole genome shotgun sequence genome encodes:
- the dipk1aa gene encoding divergent protein kinase domain 1A, whose translation MAKGLFPRAWVKKSFYFQARISFVRVKYLFLTWLTVLVGSWVLYVQYSAYTEVCRGHECKNAICDKYRKGIIDGSACSSLCDKETLYLSRCQSILSNNQVYTGSWGDHDGIIRCKLGEVLHYELGEEPEPRKETPVFDKPTKGTSVEKFREMVFNHLKSKLGEQANLASLVSQILSVADGNRDGRVSLPEARSTWALLQMDEVLLGLLLQDRGHTPRLLGYCGDLYMTERVPYGPLYGLSLPWPLVSWVPSSLQRTMDQWFTPSWPRKAKISMGLLELVEDIFHGTYGSFLICDLTAAHFGYTDRHELRLTNTRAVVPEDEFKRTMRVLKCETDADCVYGVDCWTSCDTSEKRCREEPIQPNLAKACGALKDYLLRGAPSAMREELERQLYACMALKGNAGQMNMEHSLILNNLKALLWRQISHTKDS comes from the exons ATGGCGAAGGGTCTGTTTCCACGGGCCTGGGTGAAAAAGTCTTTCTATTTCCAG GCTCGAATCTCCTTTGTTCGAGTGAAGTACCTGTTCCTTACATGGCTGACCGTGCTGGTGGGGAGCTGGGTGCTGTATGTGCAATACTCCGCTTACACAGAGGTGTGCAGAGGACACGAGTGCAAGAACGCCATT tGTGATAAATACAGGAAGGGCATCATCGATGGCTCTGCCTGCAGCAGTCTGTGTGACAAAGAAACCCTCTATTTGAGCAGGTGTCAGTCAATACTGTCAAACAACCAG GTATACACAGGAAGCTGGGGAGACCATGATGGAATCATCCGCTGTAAACTGGGGGAGGTTTTGCACTACGAGTTGGGTGAGGAGCCGGAGCCTCGGAAGGAGACCCCTGTGTTCGACAAGCCCACTAAAGGCACATCAGTGGAGAAGTTCAGAGAAATGGTCTTTAATCACCTCAAG TCTAAGCTTGGAGAGCAGGCCAACCTCGCCAGCCTCGTCAGTCAGATCCTGTCTGTCGCCGATGGCAACAGAGATGGGCGGGTGTCACTGCCAGAGGCTCGCTCTACATGGGCCCTCCTGCAGATGGACGAG GTTCTGCTGGGCCTGCTGCTCCAAGACCGTGGACACACTCCTCGCCTCCTGGGCTACTGCGGGGACCTGTACATGACAGAGCGAGTCCCCTACGGGCCCCTGTACGGTTTGTCTCTACCATGGCCGCTGGTGTCCTGGGTGCCGAGCAGTTTGCAGCGCACTATGGACCAGTGGTTCACGCCTTCTTGGCCTCGCAAAGCCAAGATCTCCATGGGTCTGCTGGAGCTGGTAGAGGATATCTTCCATGGCACTTACGGCAGCTTCCTCATCTGTGACCTAACCGCTGCACACTTCGGTTACACTGACCGCCACGAGCTCCGTCTCACCAACACCCGAGCCGTTGTTCCCGAAGACGAGTTCAAGCGCACAATGCGTGTGCTGAAGTGCGAGACAGATGCTGACTGCGTGTACGGGGTGGACTGCTGGACATCATGTGACACGTCGGAGAAAAGGTGCAGGGAGGAGCCCATCCAGCCAAACTTGGCGAAAGCATGCGGTGCACTGAAGGACTACCTCCTGCGTGGGGCGCCGTCAGCAATGAGGGAGGAACTGGAGAGGCAGTTGTACGCCTGTATGGCTCTGAAGGGTAACGCTGGACAGATGAACATGGAGCACTCGCTTATCCTCAACAACCTGAAAGCTCTGCTGTGGAGACAGATCTCACACACCAAGGACTCGTGA